The proteins below are encoded in one region of Triticum aestivum cultivar Chinese Spring chromosome 1B, IWGSC CS RefSeq v2.1, whole genome shotgun sequence:
- the LOC123101236 gene encoding putative disease resistance protein RGA1 — translation MAALGGMLAAAILKVVGDQIGSLIGGQIALQMNLDKDLKKMKMALESVEAVLKVAARQSITDELTGLWLKRLKDFMYVISDMLDEFEADTQAITQPSARKFSFKKYLANMIPCLTIGPNITMANRMKNMRDDLKVITDQHKEFKLTNCTNANELKVTDIRETSSTRETQIIGRTEERDIILASLSESMTKDITILPIYGIGGLGKTTLAKMVYNSSQFNEYYQVWVYVSRPFNLIKIGNSIISQLSEKDKESGYTEKQLIHNSLKKLLANKKILIVLDDLWEDSISQLEELKDMLKVGKSSKVVVIETTRSEGVAKKVSTIQPYKLAPLTDDMCWSIIKQKSAFESRGDKEQLEEIGKVLAMKCAGVALAAKSLGHTLQSMKSGQWESVRDSNIWTAPSLEDTSSTQVLASLKLSYSVLHPYLKLCFAYCAIFPKGHKILKDDLVHQWVSLGFSSWELGERYISQLLGLSFLDHFKSSSTFELYDEDVILLTMHDLVHDLATSVMEDEIIFVGKFNIAERSRYHYALLDDCSKPLSSDLSKIRALRFMGCEKYKLHDDAFSSAKSLRVLDLSECTIHKLAYCIGDLKQLRYLSAPRVQDAEIPDSITKLSKLVYLNLHGSRTILALPESIGEIEGLLYLDLSSCSGITKLPESLRRLQQLVHLDLSNCKSVEGISVFLKSLTQLEYLNLSRCPNIGDIRDALGGLSKLQYLNLTHNSYLRRCEEAEFLGALTKLEYLNLSSWHCEVKELPESLGRLTQLKYLELSGWRNLKKLPRVFGSLKCLVHLDLSDCGMVDCVHEALVGLTSLQYLNLKKTHINSLPDDLTRLRYLNLSGLRNIPVNYWDDPIEDVVNCLSTESLDILLNQICRIDLSDLKHLDLSGNYHMERIPESICSLTKLHTLDLSACMNLKKIPESICTVGSLKFLYLNGCDHLSAIPQLGSSAITLPHFVVRAGNDGSSSNLVSLKSTDSFELEITELENVKSAGEAHSIKLMEKQSLVDLKLEWTRGVERFVDDKMLLEKLVPPRTLRKLEISGYNSVCFPGWVVGQLPNLDSLVLRDMANLEEWGASYSTGEKNVLTKVQIHGCPMLRMKGPVPKAKIWEISCSDNVLSSWDECIVSHTSASSSSPVTTMMSVRDCKGPHQWRWPQHFPGLPYLSIANCGNLIGSRDTIQLLSSLEELCLKDEHMEELPKWLGELPSLKILNIQNSNGVKELHDNMRQLTKLESLKLGFCKSISVSHWLGELNSLKVLCINMNDGLRSLPASIQQLTSLQEITLEWCIALEHVVAEPEEGKMKLTHNQEMVCLLPTSLRKLKITRCIRIKSLPEGMQQLTNLQELTLLMCPGLKQWFELEENKMKLAHIENKSFAHMYSQPSLFCYG, via the exons atggcggcgctcggcGGCATGCTTGCCGCTGCCATCCTCAAGGTGGTGGGCGACCAGATTGGTTCTCTGATCGGGGGTCAGATCGCGTTGCAGATGAATTTGGACAAGGACCTCAAGAAGATGAAGATGGCGCTGGAGTCTGTCGAGGCAGTGCTCAAGGTCGCGGCGAGGCAGTCCATCACCGACGAACTAACGGGTCTTTGGCTGAAGCGGCTCAAGGACTTTATGTATGTCATCTCGGACATGCTTGATGAGTTCGAAGCAGACACACAAGCCATCactcagccgtctgcgcgcaag TTCTCCTTCAAAAAATATTTGGCGAACATGATCCCTTGTCTCACAATTGGCCCCAACATTACAATGGCCAATAGGATGAAGAACATGAGGGACGACCTCAAGGTCATAACAGATCAACACAAGGAATTCAAGTTAACAAACTGCACTAATGCCAATGAGCTAAAGGTCACCGATATACGGGAAACATCATCAACCCGGGAGACACAAATCATTGGGAGGACTGAGGAAAGAGATATAATATTGGCTTCTTTATCTGAGAGCATGACAAAAGATATCACAATCCTTCCTATATATGGCATTGGAGGCCTTGGCAAGACAACCTTGGCCAAAATGGTTTACAATAGTTCACAATTCAATGAATACTATCAAGTGTGGGTTTATGTGTCTCGTCCATTTAATTTGATCAAAATTGGGAACTCTATAATATCACAACTATCAGAGAAAGATAAAGAGAGTGGGTACACTGAAAAGCAGTTGATCCATAATTCCCTTAAAAAGCTGCTTGCCAACAAGAAGATTCTGATTGTTTTAGATGACCTGTGGGAAGACAGCATATCTCAGTTGGAAGAACTGAAAGATATGTTAAAAGTTGGGAAGAGCAGTAAGGTGGTTGTTATAGAAACCACACGAAGTGAAGGTGTTGCGAAGAAAGTGTCTACCATCCAACCATACAAATTAGCACCATTGACTGATGATATGTGTTGGTCTATTATAAAGCAAAAGAGTGCATTTGAATCAAGAGGTGACAAAGAACAATTGGAGGAAATAGGGAAGGTCCTTGCAATGAAGTGTGCAGGTGTGGCTTTAGCAGCTAAATCACTTGGGCACACGCTGCAATCTATGAAATCTGGTCAATGGGAATCAGTGAGAGATAGTAATATCTGGACTGCACCTTCTTTGGAAGATACATCTTCTACACAAGTGCTTGCATCTCTGAAGTTGAGCTATAGTGTTTTGCATCCGTATCTGAAGCTATGCTTTGCCTATTGTGCAATATTTCCAAAAGGTCACAAGATACTTAAAGATGATCTTGTTCATCAGTGGGTTTCTCTTGGTTTCTCTTCCTGGGAACTTGGCGAGAGATACATTAGTCagcttttgggcctttcttttcttGACCATTTCAAGTCATCATCG ACTTTTGAGTTATATGATGAAGATGTTATATTGTTGACAATGCATGACCTGGTGCATGATTTAGCAACATCTGTCATGGAGGATGAAATTATTTTTGTTGGCAAATTCAATATTGCTGAAAGAAGCCGCTACCACTATGCATTGCTAGATGATTGTAGCAAGCCATTGAGCTCGGACTTATCCAAGATAAGGGCGTTGCGTTTTATGGGTTGTGAAAAATATAAACTTCATGATGACGCATTTTCATCTGCCAAATCTTTGCGTGTCTTGGACTTAAGTGAGTGCACCATACATAAGCTGGCATACTGTATTGGTGACCTGAAGCAATTGAGATATCTTAGCGCTCCAAGAGTCCAAGATGCAGAGATTCCAGACAGTATCACCAAGCTCTCAAAATTAGTTTATCTGAACCTTCATGGATCTCGTACAATCTTAGCGCTACCAGAGTCAATTGGAGAAATTGAGGGTCTATTGTATCTTGATTTGTCAAGTTGTTCTGGAATTACAAaactgccagaatcattgaggaGGCTACAACAATTGGTGCATTTGGATTTATCCAATTGCAAGTCTGTTGAAGGAATATCAGTGTTCTTGAAGAGCCTCACACAACTAGAGTATTTGAACTTATCTAGATGCCCAAATATCGGAGACATACGAGATGCTCTGGGTGGCCTATCCAAACTGCAATATTTGAACTTAACACACAACTCATATCTTCGACGCTGTGAAGAGGCAGAATTTTTGGGCGCCCTCACCAAACTCGAGTATTTGAACTTATCTTCATGGCATTGTGAAGTGAAAGAACTCCCTGAATCATTGGGCAGACTCACTCAACTCAAGTACTTAGAGTTATCAGGTTGGCGAAATTTGAAAAAATTGCCAAGAGTTTTTGGGAGCCTAAAATGTTTGGTCCATCTTGATTTATCAGACTGTGGGATGGTTGATTGTGTACATGAAGCTTTGGTGGGTCTTACCAGTCTGCAATATTTGAATTTAAAAAAAACTCACATCAATTCGCTGCCAGATGATCTGACAAGGCTTCGGTATTTGAATCTATCTGGACTAAGAAACATACCAGTAAATTACTGGGATGATCCCATCGAAGATGTAGTCAATTGTCTGTCTACCGAATCCTTGGACATTCTCCTCAACCAGATATGCAGAATTGATCTTTCAGATCTAAAGCATTTGGACTTGTCTGGAAATTATCATATGGAAAGAATACCTGAAAGTATTTGTAGCCTGACAAAACTGCACACATTGGACCTCTCGGCATGCATGAATTTGAAGAAAATACCTGAAAGTATATGTACAGTTGGTAGCCTGAAGTTTCTTTATTTAAACGGTTGTGACCATCTTTCGGCAATACCTCAACTCGGTAGCAGTGCAATAACGTTACCACACTTTGTGGTGCGTGCTGGTAATGATGGATCCAGCAGCAATCTTGTCTCGCTAAAGTCCACAGACTCTTTTGAGCTGGAGATAACTGAACTTGAAAATGTGAAGTCCGCAGGAGAGGCACATAGTATAAAATTAATGGAAAAGCAAAGCCTTGTGGACTTGAAACTGGAGTGGACTCGAGGTGTTGAGAGATTTGTGGATGACAAAATGTTGCTGGAAAAACTAGTGCCACCAAGGACATTGAGGAAGTTGGAGATAAGTGGTTATAACAGTGTCTGCTTTCCAGGCTGGGTAGTGGGTCAACTACCAAACCTAGACTCACTGGTTCTCAGAGATATGGCAAATCTGGAAGAGTGGGGCGCTTCATACTCCACCGGTGAGAAGAACGTGTTAACAAAAGTGCAAATACATGGTTGTCCCATGCTAAGGATGAAAGGGCCCGTGCCTAAAGCTAAAATATGGGAGATAAGTTGCAGTGATAATGTGTTATCATCATGGGATGAGTGCATTGTGTCACACACCAGTGCTTCCTCCTCTTCTCCAGTAACTACTATGATGTCAGTTAGAGACTGCAAGGGGCCTCACCAATGGAGGTGGCCTCAACACTTTCCTGGACTCCCTTATTTGTCTATTGCCAATTGTGGCAATCTAATCGGCTCACGAGATACCATCCAACTACTATCCTCTTTGGAGGAACTATGCTTAAAAGACGAACACATGGAAGAACTGCCGAAATGGTTGGGTGAGCTCCCATCTCTAAAGATTCTGAATATACAGAATAGCAATGGTGTAAAGGAATTGCACGATAACATGAGGCAACTCACAAAGCTTGAATCACTAAAACTGGGCTTCTGCAAAAGCATATCAGTGTCACATTGGCTGGGCGAATTAAACTCTCTCAAGGTACTTTGCATAAATATGAATGATGGCTTGAGGTCTTTGCCGGCAAGCATACAACAGCTCACCAGCCTCCAGGAAATAACCCTTGAGTGGTGCATTGCATTAGAGCACGTGGTTGCTGAACCAGAGGAGGGAAAGATGAAGCTAACTCACAACCAAGAAATGGTATGTCTCCTGCCCACCTCCCTCAGGAAGCTTAAGATCACTCGATGTATTCGTATCAAGTCTTTGCCTGAGGGAATGCAGCAACTCACTAACCTCCAAGAACTAACTCTTCTTATGTGCCCTGGACTAAAGCAATGGTTTGAATTAGAGGAGAACAAGATGAAGCTAGCTCACATAGAAAACAAG